From Pseudomonas sp. CCI4.2, one genomic window encodes:
- a CDS encoding Nramp family divalent metal transporter yields the protein MSAPDNNETAVVGGCEPAPPVRRLSLGALNGSVALPKARHWFRRLLAFTGPGYMVAVGYMDPGNWATDIAGGSQFGYLLLSVILLSSLMAILLQALAARLGIVTGLDLAQACREHYSRPVCIALWLACESAIVACDLAEVIGTAIALNLLFGLPLLWGVIISVADVFLILMLMGRGFRSLEAFVIALLTLIFVCFGVQMLLVHPSIGDIVAGFIPHTQIVTDPIALYLAIGIIGATVMPHNLYLHSSIVQTRAYPRTLAGRKVGLRWAVLDSSVALMLALFVNAAILITAAEVFHKAGRTDVLDIEQAYHLLSPMLGVGVASTLFAVALLASGINSTVTATLAGQIVMEGFLELRVPDWMRRLLTRGLAVIPVIAVTSLYGPSGTTKLLVFSQVVLSMQLPFAVIPLVRFVSNRKLMGDFVTGRWLTFIAWGVALLIVVLNVELLVITFIE from the coding sequence ATGAGCGCACCGGACAACAACGAAACAGCCGTCGTGGGCGGGTGTGAGCCAGCGCCCCCCGTGCGAAGGTTGAGCCTTGGCGCGCTCAACGGAAGCGTCGCACTGCCCAAGGCCCGGCATTGGTTCCGGCGACTGCTGGCCTTTACCGGACCGGGTTACATGGTAGCGGTGGGCTACATGGACCCCGGCAACTGGGCCACCGACATCGCGGGCGGCTCGCAGTTTGGCTATTTGCTGTTGTCGGTCATTTTGTTATCGAGCCTGATGGCCATTCTCTTGCAAGCGCTGGCTGCACGACTGGGTATTGTCACAGGCCTGGACTTGGCGCAGGCCTGTCGTGAGCACTACAGCAGGCCGGTGTGTATCGCGCTGTGGCTAGCCTGTGAAAGTGCCATCGTCGCTTGCGATCTGGCCGAGGTGATCGGCACCGCCATTGCCTTGAACCTGCTGTTTGGCCTGCCACTGTTGTGGGGGGTCATTATATCGGTCGCCGATGTATTTCTTATTCTGATGCTCATGGGGCGCGGCTTTCGTTCCCTGGAAGCGTTCGTGATTGCCTTGTTGACCCTTATTTTTGTCTGCTTTGGCGTGCAAATGCTGTTGGTCCATCCGTCCATCGGCGACATCGTGGCGGGGTTCATCCCACACACCCAGATCGTCACCGATCCCATTGCGCTGTATTTGGCCATTGGTATCATTGGCGCCACCGTGATGCCGCATAACCTCTACTTGCACTCGTCCATCGTTCAAACCCGCGCTTACCCACGGACCCTTGCCGGGCGAAAAGTCGGGCTACGTTGGGCTGTCCTGGACAGCAGTGTGGCGTTGATGCTCGCGCTGTTTGTTAACGCCGCGATTCTGATCACGGCGGCCGAAGTGTTCCACAAAGCCGGTCGCACCGACGTGTTGGACATTGAACAGGCCTACCACTTGCTCTCACCCATGCTCGGCGTCGGCGTTGCATCCACCCTGTTTGCCGTGGCGTTGCTGGCATCGGGTATCAATTCGACGGTGACGGCGACGCTGGCCGGGCAGATTGTGATGGAGGGTTTTCTCGAACTGCGAGTGCCAGATTGGATGCGCCGTCTGTTGACCCGAGGGTTGGCGGTTATTCCGGTGATTGCCGTAACCAGTCTGTACGGACCCAGTGGGACCACCAAGTTATTAGTGTTCAGTCAGGTCGTGCTGTCGATGCAGTTACCGTTCGCCGTGATTCCGTTAGTGCGGTTTGTTTCAAATCGAAAACTGATGGGTGATTTTGTGACAGGGCGCTGGTTGACGTTTATCGCCTGGGGCGTTGCTCTGCTGATTGTGGTTTTAAATGTCGAACTGTTAGTTATTACCTTTATTGAATGA
- the glf gene encoding UDP-galactopyranose mutase → MPKITLEMAEQACRYDYLIVGAGFAGSVLAERLAAGLGKRVLLIDRREHVGGNAYDHYNDAGILVHRYGPHIFHTNAQRIVDYLSEFTEWRPYEHRVLAQVDEHLLPIPINLTTLNGLYGLSLTEAQAQDFLARRAEPVADIRTSQDVVINQIGRELYEKFFRGYTRKQWGLDPSELDKSVTSRIPTRTTTDDRYFTDTFQMMPLHGYTHMFERMLDHPGIDIMLDTDFEDVRERVSYRHLVYCGPIDEFFGHSLGRLPYRSLRFHHETVNQEQFQSVAVVNYPAETVSYTRITEYKHLTGQEHPLTSLTYEFPCDDGDPYYPIPRPENAELYARYKALAEETPEVTFLGRLGTYKYYNMDQVVGQALALYKRIADAETTASEALAAAGQPAPVGE, encoded by the coding sequence ATGCCTAAAATAACCTTGGAGATGGCTGAGCAAGCCTGTCGTTACGACTATTTAATTGTCGGCGCCGGGTTTGCTGGAAGCGTGCTAGCGGAGCGGTTGGCGGCCGGGCTCGGCAAGCGAGTGTTGCTCATCGATCGCCGTGAGCACGTTGGCGGCAATGCTTACGACCACTACAACGACGCCGGAATTTTGGTCCATCGTTACGGACCGCATATCTTTCATACCAACGCCCAGCGCATTGTCGATTACTTGTCTGAGTTCACCGAGTGGCGTCCCTATGAGCATCGAGTGTTGGCACAAGTCGACGAGCACCTGCTGCCGATTCCCATCAACTTGACGACCCTCAATGGCCTGTATGGATTATCGCTGACCGAAGCGCAGGCGCAGGATTTTCTCGCCCGTCGTGCGGAGCCGGTGGCTGATATTCGCACCTCGCAAGACGTGGTGATTAATCAGATCGGCCGCGAGCTGTATGAGAAGTTTTTCCGGGGCTATACCCGCAAGCAATGGGGCCTGGATCCTTCTGAGTTGGATAAATCGGTCACCTCGAGAATACCGACCCGCACCACCACGGATGATCGCTATTTCACCGACACTTTCCAAATGATGCCGCTGCACGGCTATACGCACATGTTTGAGCGCATGCTAGATCATCCGGGCATCGACATCATGCTTGATACCGATTTTGAAGACGTGCGCGAGCGCGTGAGCTATCGGCACTTGGTGTATTGCGGTCCGATCGATGAGTTCTTTGGTCACAGCCTCGGTCGATTGCCGTACCGCTCGTTGCGCTTTCACCATGAAACCGTGAATCAGGAACAGTTCCAATCAGTGGCGGTGGTCAACTACCCCGCAGAGACGGTGTCCTACACCCGGATCACTGAATACAAACATTTGACCGGGCAGGAACACCCGCTGACCAGCCTCACTTATGAATTTCCCTGTGACGACGGCGATCCCTATTACCCGATCCCGCGCCCGGAAAATGCCGAACTGTATGCGCGCTACAAAGCGCTCGCTGAAGAAACCCCCGAGGTGACATTTCTTGGGCGCTTAGGGACGTATAAGTACTACAACATGGATCAAGTAGTAGGTCAGGCATTGGCGTTATACAAGCGGATCGCCGATGCAGAGACCACCGCCAGTGAAGCGCTGGCAGCGGCAGGGCAGCCCGCCCCTGTGGGGGAGTGA
- a CDS encoding transglycosylase SLT domain-containing protein → MTRPTFLIVICILALSPLPALARLTGPPVVVKKSQVRDLSAIRSSKVLRVLVNQSRNSSGEVQGEEIGVEYHRLSAFEQYLNGHSRDGQQLTLKIIPKSKDQLLAALQRGEGDLVAPGELLDTSAARRIDASAPVVSHVPLIVVGIKGEHGFKHIEQLSGRTVTLSTGSAADDAVRQLNQKLALRKLPPVKIEWVDPSLAVEDVLEMVQAGVYHLTVVEQPIAERWAKVMPKLRVDRSLVLSNSGDMNWYVRRDATMLRASINRFLKQYQVPSDEDFAFEKAYRGLYQVHYPLASEDRQRLEKLRPVLQRCADEQGMDWLNLAALAFKESALDPSARGAGNATGLLQITPSAAQRVGVDNIHNVDGNVLAGAKYLAMIKRKYFSSSKVNERERMAFVMAAYNLGPERVEAMRVEAKRRGLNPNQWFFQVERIAMEQVGMGVVSYVNSVNKYYLAFDRERGSLEGSHSKPLQQKIAFRSNR, encoded by the coding sequence ATGACGCGACCCACGTTTTTGATCGTGATCTGCATACTGGCATTGTCGCCATTGCCGGCACTCGCTCGCCTGACGGGGCCGCCAGTGGTGGTGAAAAAAAGCCAGGTGCGTGACCTCTCAGCGATTCGCAGCAGCAAAGTGCTGCGGGTCCTGGTCAATCAAAGCCGCAACAGTTCGGGGGAAGTTCAAGGCGAAGAAATTGGTGTTGAGTACCATCGCCTGAGTGCCTTCGAGCAATACCTTAACGGCCATTCCCGTGACGGTCAGCAACTGACCTTAAAGATAATCCCCAAATCCAAGGATCAATTGCTGGCCGCGTTGCAACGCGGAGAGGGCGACTTGGTGGCACCCGGCGAGTTGCTCGACACCAGTGCGGCCCGACGCATAGATGCCAGCGCGCCGGTGGTCAGTCATGTGCCGTTGATTGTCGTCGGCATCAAAGGCGAGCACGGCTTCAAACACATCGAACAACTGTCGGGGCGAACAGTGACCCTGTCCACCGGCAGTGCGGCGGACGACGCGGTCCGTCAACTCAATCAGAAGCTCGCCCTGCGCAAACTACCCCCGGTCAAGATCGAATGGGTGGATCCCAGTCTCGCAGTGGAAGACGTGCTGGAGATGGTTCAGGCCGGGGTCTATCACCTGACCGTGGTCGAGCAACCCATCGCCGAACGCTGGGCCAAAGTCATGCCCAAGCTGCGGGTAGACCGCTCATTGGTGCTCAGCAACAGCGGCGACATGAACTGGTACGTGCGCCGCGACGCTACCATGCTACGCGCCAGTATCAACCGGTTTCTAAAGCAGTATCAGGTGCCTTCCGACGAAGATTTTGCTTTCGAAAAGGCCTACCGAGGTCTGTATCAAGTGCATTACCCGCTGGCCAGCGAAGACCGCCAACGCCTGGAGAAATTGCGGCCGGTATTACAGCGCTGTGCTGACGAGCAGGGCATGGATTGGCTGAACCTTGCGGCGTTGGCTTTTAAAGAGTCGGCGCTGGACCCAAGCGCCAGGGGCGCAGGCAACGCCACGGGACTGCTGCAGATTACCCCCTCGGCTGCGCAACGGGTCGGCGTCGACAATATTCACAACGTCGATGGCAATGTGTTGGCCGGTGCGAAGTACCTGGCGATGATCAAACGCAAGTATTTCTCCAGCTCCAAGGTCAATGAGCGCGAACGCATGGCCTTTGTCATGGCCGCCTACAACTTGGGGCCTGAGCGTGTCGAGGCGATGCGCGTTGAGGCCAAGCGTCGTGGATTGAACCCGAATCAGTGGTTTTTTCAGGTTGAGCGCATTGCTATGGAGCAGGTGGGGATGGGGGTTGTGAGCTACGTTAACAGTGTGAACAAGTATTATTTGGCGTTTGATCGCGAGCGCGGGTCGTTGGAAGGGTCTCATTCCAAACCGCTGCAGCAAAAGATCGCCTTTCGAAGTAATCGATAA
- a CDS encoding KGG domain-containing protein yields MPNSGNSNQGNQGGFSNDRDKASDASKKGGQSNASQQDRDKTSGAGKKGGDTGQSNTRKP; encoded by the coding sequence ATGCCTAACAGTGGAAACTCTAACCAAGGTAATCAAGGTGGTTTCTCAAATGATCGCGACAAGGCTTCTGACGCCAGCAAGAAAGGGGGTCAAAGCAATGCTTCTCAGCAGGATCGCGATAAAACGTCGGGAGCAGGCAAAAAAGGTGGCGACACCGGCCAAAGCAATACCCGCAAGCCATAA
- a CDS encoding DNA topoisomerase III, with the protein MRLFLCEKPSQAKDIAKVLGATRRGDGCWLGPDITVTWCIGHLLEAAPPDAYDERYKRWVLADLPIVPAKWKMLVKPKTASQFKAVKRLLGDAQELIIATDADREGEMIARELVEHCRYRGPIQRLWLSALDDASIRKALGALKPGAETFSLYHSALGRSRADWLIGMNMSRLFTLLGRQSGYQGVLPVGRVQTPTLRLVVDRDRSIADFVPVAYWSIDVQLLSDGTSFTAQWIAPDDSCDEQGRCQNPALANEAAAALRATATARVVKLKTERMREAPPLLFDLGTLQEVCSKKLGLGAQETLDIAQSLYEQYKIITYPRSDCGFLPLSQHAEAPAIVAGLGRADPGLADLMKHLDPKRRSRAWNDAKVSAHHGIIPTAATVDLNRLASKQRAVYTLIRARYLAQFLPNHEFDRTQADFECAGQSLRAVGKCIVEPGWKRALPQAMAPSKGQEAPAPQALPALREGQECVVENVTLKDMWTQPPKPFTEGDLIKAMKNVAKLVSDPRLKQKLKDTTGIGTEATRAGIIQGLLDRGYLNKVGKALAASPAAFSLIDAVPRAIADPGTTAIWEQALDMVQSGEMTLEDFVAKQSAWMTKQVARCTGLQLTISGPASPSGRTGAAWKKKRKPVSGKPAAAKRTTSARK; encoded by the coding sequence ATGCGGCTGTTCCTGTGCGAAAAACCTTCTCAGGCCAAAGACATCGCCAAAGTGCTCGGTGCTACCCGGCGCGGCGACGGCTGTTGGCTCGGGCCGGATATCACGGTGACCTGGTGCATCGGTCATTTGTTGGAAGCCGCGCCGCCCGATGCCTATGACGAGCGCTACAAACGCTGGGTGTTGGCTGATTTGCCGATTGTTCCGGCGAAATGGAAGATGCTGGTCAAGCCAAAAACCGCCAGCCAATTCAAAGCTGTCAAACGCTTGCTCGGCGACGCTCAGGAATTGATCATCGCCACCGATGCCGACCGTGAGGGCGAGATGATTGCCCGGGAACTGGTGGAGCATTGTCGCTATCGCGGGCCAATTCAGCGTTTGTGGCTTTCGGCGCTGGACGACGCCTCCATTCGCAAAGCCCTGGGGGCGCTGAAACCCGGTGCCGAGACCTTCAGCCTTTATCACTCAGCCTTGGGCCGGTCCCGCGCCGACTGGTTGATTGGCATGAACATGAGCCGCCTGTTCACCTTGCTCGGCCGTCAGTCCGGCTATCAGGGTGTCTTGCCGGTAGGCCGGGTGCAAACGCCGACCTTGCGCCTTGTGGTGGACCGAGACCGTAGCATCGCCGATTTTGTGCCCGTTGCGTACTGGTCCATCGACGTTCAGTTGCTCAGCGACGGCACCTCGTTCACTGCCCAGTGGATTGCCCCGGACGATAGCTGTGATGAACAGGGCCGTTGCCAAAACCCGGCACTGGCCAATGAGGCGGCAGCCGCTTTGCGCGCCACAGCGACCGCGCGGGTGGTCAAGCTGAAAACCGAACGGATGCGGGAAGCGCCGCCGTTGCTGTTTGATCTGGGCACATTGCAGGAAGTCTGCTCAAAGAAGCTCGGGCTCGGCGCACAGGAAACCCTGGACATCGCCCAGTCGCTTTATGAGCAATACAAAATCATCACTTACCCACGCAGTGATTGCGGCTTTCTGCCACTGAGCCAACACGCTGAGGCCCCGGCGATAGTGGCCGGCTTGGGTCGAGCGGATCCGGGCTTGGCTGACCTGATGAAGCACCTCGACCCAAAGCGCCGCTCGCGGGCTTGGAACGACGCCAAGGTCAGCGCCCACCATGGCATTATTCCCACGGCGGCCACCGTGGACCTGAACCGCTTGGCCAGCAAACAACGGGCGGTTTACACCTTGATCCGCGCACGTTATCTGGCGCAATTTCTGCCAAACCATGAATTTGATCGAACCCAGGCCGATTTTGAGTGCGCCGGGCAAAGCTTGCGTGCGGTCGGTAAATGCATCGTCGAACCCGGTTGGAAACGCGCCTTGCCGCAAGCCATGGCGCCCAGCAAAGGCCAGGAAGCGCCTGCGCCTCAAGCATTGCCCGCGCTTAGAGAGGGCCAGGAGTGCGTGGTTGAAAACGTCACACTGAAGGATATGTGGACCCAGCCGCCAAAGCCGTTCACCGAAGGCGATTTGATCAAGGCCATGAAGAACGTCGCCAAGCTGGTCAGCGATCCTCGGCTCAAGCAAAAACTGAAGGACACCACCGGCATTGGTACTGAAGCGACCCGCGCCGGGATCATTCAGGGGCTGCTCGACCGGGGTTACCTGAACAAAGTCGGCAAAGCGTTGGCCGCGTCCCCCGCTGCGTTCAGCCTGATCGACGCCGTGCCCCGCGCCATTGCCGATCCAGGGACTACTGCGATTTGGGAGCAGGCCTTGGACATGGTGCAAAGTGGAGAGATGACCCTGGAAGATTTCGTTGCCAAGCAATCGGCGTGGATGACCAAACAGGTCGCGCGCTGTACCGGATTGCAATTGACCATCAGCGGTCCGGCCAGCCCCTCGGGGCGTACCGGCGCTGCCTGGAAGAAAAAACGTAAGCCGGTGTCAGGTAAGCCTGCCGCTGCCAAGCGCACCACTTCAGCCCGAAAATAA
- a CDS encoding glycosyltransferase family 1 protein — protein MEEAQTQYPDALDDQQEISQAIEALTANLRPTLLCLSHLRWGFVYQRPQHLMSRFTQDYQVLFFEEPLRSDRSDAWLEEQVQASGVKVLIPHVPNGLRAEAVIQLQRQLIDTYLAAHPPLELLLWYFTPMSLAFTEHLQAQVTVFDCMDELSAFKGAPPDLLEKERQLLERADVVFTGGYSLWEAKRGQHGNVHPMPSSVDVEHFAKARTITVEPADQRAIAHPRLGFFGVIDERFDSELLAGLAVEYPHWQFVLIGPVVKIDPACLPRMSNIHYLGGKDYAQLPDYLSGWDVALMPFAINESTRFISPTKTPEYLAGGCPVVSTPIIDVGRMYGNSPVVRIAGAAEDFASAIKAALADRSDLQTLYRHADEALEGQSWDHTWTQIKEQIACLK, from the coding sequence ATGGAAGAAGCCCAGACGCAATACCCCGACGCTCTTGATGATCAACAAGAGATTTCCCAAGCCATTGAGGCACTCACCGCCAACCTGCGACCGACGTTGTTGTGCTTGTCGCATTTGCGCTGGGGATTTGTTTATCAGCGTCCGCAGCATTTGATGTCGCGCTTTACCCAGGACTATCAGGTGCTTTTTTTTGAAGAGCCGTTGCGCTCGGACCGGTCGGACGCCTGGCTTGAAGAGCAGGTGCAAGCGAGTGGCGTCAAGGTGCTTATCCCCCACGTCCCGAACGGTTTAAGGGCCGAGGCGGTGATTCAACTCCAGCGTCAATTAATCGACACTTATTTGGCCGCACATCCGCCTCTGGAATTACTGCTGTGGTACTTCACGCCCATGAGCCTTGCCTTCACTGAACATTTGCAGGCCCAGGTCACGGTGTTCGATTGCATGGATGAGTTGTCCGCGTTCAAAGGTGCACCGCCCGATTTGCTCGAGAAAGAACGCCAGTTGCTGGAGCGCGCCGACGTGGTATTCACGGGCGGTTATAGCCTTTGGGAAGCGAAGCGCGGTCAGCACGGCAACGTCCACCCAATGCCCAGCAGCGTCGACGTCGAGCATTTTGCCAAGGCCCGGACCATCACCGTCGAACCTGCTGATCAACGCGCCATCGCTCATCCGCGCCTGGGTTTTTTTGGTGTTATCGATGAGCGTTTCGACAGTGAGCTGTTGGCTGGATTGGCCGTGGAATATCCGCACTGGCAGTTCGTATTGATTGGACCGGTGGTGAAAATCGATCCCGCGTGTCTGCCCCGCATGAGCAATATTCACTATTTGGGCGGCAAGGATTACGCACAACTGCCGGATTACCTCAGTGGCTGGGACGTGGCACTGATGCCGTTTGCGATCAATGAATCCACGCGGTTCATCAGCCCGACCAAAACTCCTGAATACCTGGCGGGCGGCTGCCCGGTGGTGTCGACGCCGATCATCGACGTCGGGCGCATGTACGGCAACAGCCCCGTGGTTCGGATCGCCGGCGCTGCCGAGGATTTTGCCTCGGCGATCAAAGCGGCATTGGCGGACCGCAGTGATTTGCAAACCCTGTATCGGCACGCGGATGAAGCGTTAGAAGGCCAGTCTTGGGACCATACCTGGACCCAGATCAAGGAGCAGATCGCATGCCTAAAATAA
- a CDS encoding TatD family hydrolase, whose translation MQLIDIGVNLTNSSFANKEQAVLDRAYESGVSQLVLTGTHIESSEQSLELCLRLDESAQRLFCTAGIHPHSASDWTSDSERQLRALLKEARVRAVGECGLDFNRDFSPRSQQEKVLEEHLALAVELQLPVFLHERDANQRLLEILRDYRDRLPAAVVHCFTGEQRALFSYLDLDLYIGITGWICDERRGTHLHPLVKDIPRGRLMLESDAPYLLPRSLRPKPKNGRNEPAYLTEVLREVALHREESLEEVAVHTTDCARAFFGLPSVPETPRRALPE comes from the coding sequence ATGCAACTCATCGACATTGGCGTCAACCTGACCAACTCCAGCTTTGCCAATAAGGAGCAAGCGGTCCTTGATCGCGCTTACGAATCGGGTGTCAGTCAGTTGGTGTTGACCGGTACGCACATTGAAAGCAGCGAGCAGTCGCTGGAGCTGTGCCTCAGGCTCGACGAGTCCGCTCAGCGGCTGTTTTGCACCGCCGGTATTCATCCGCATTCGGCCAGTGATTGGACCTCCGACAGCGAACGCCAGTTACGAGCGCTGTTGAAAGAGGCGCGGGTGCGCGCGGTCGGTGAATGCGGGCTCGACTTCAACCGCGACTTCTCCCCGCGTTCGCAACAAGAAAAGGTGCTGGAAGAGCATTTGGCGTTAGCGGTTGAGCTGCAACTGCCGGTGTTCTTGCACGAGCGGGATGCCAATCAACGGTTGTTGGAAATACTTCGTGACTACCGCGACCGCCTGCCTGCCGCCGTCGTCCATTGCTTTACTGGCGAGCAGCGCGCGCTGTTCAGCTACTTGGATTTGGATCTGTACATCGGCATCACCGGCTGGATTTGCGATGAGCGTCGCGGTACGCACTTGCACCCGCTGGTAAAAGACATCCCACGAGGCCGATTGATGCTCGAAAGCGACGCGCCGTATTTGCTGCCGCGCAGCTTGCGACCAAAACCGAAAAACGGCCGCAATGAACCGGCTTATCTCACCGAAGTCTTGCGCGAAGTGGCGCTGCACCGTGAAGAAAGTTTGGAAGAGGTGGCCGTGCACACCACCGATTGCGCACGGGCATTTTTTGGATTGCCGAGTGTCCCCGAAACACCGCGTCGCGCCCTCCCCGAATGA
- a CDS encoding 2-hydroxyacid dehydrogenase: MSIPLLILIDVNPDGLSRFESAGFVLCLATTPNDRANAIGTYGTEIRAVLTNGSTGFTADEIAMFPALEIICALGAGYEKIDLPAALSRNIVVTNGAGTNDASVADHAMALLMSIARGIPQADAAVRRGEWAQSRQPRPMVSGKKLGILGLGNIGRQIAQRAANGFNMQISYHNRTPLADSPYTYCATPEALATWADFMVVATPGGAATRHLVNAPVLAALGPSGFLINICRGSVVDTAALIAALQQNQIAGAALDVLDGEPHVPSEFSTLTNIIFTPHIAGRSPEAVAATAQLALQNLTAHFAGEPVLTPVPMSPPS; this comes from the coding sequence ATGTCGATACCTCTACTGATCCTGATTGACGTCAATCCAGATGGTTTATCCCGTTTTGAATCCGCTGGATTTGTGCTGTGCCTGGCGACGACGCCCAATGATCGAGCCAACGCTATCGGCACGTACGGCACCGAGATCCGCGCGGTGTTGACCAATGGTTCTACCGGATTCACCGCTGACGAAATCGCAATGTTTCCCGCGCTGGAAATCATCTGCGCCCTGGGCGCCGGCTACGAGAAAATCGACTTGCCTGCCGCCCTGTCACGAAACATTGTGGTGACCAACGGTGCCGGCACTAACGACGCCTCAGTCGCCGACCATGCCATGGCGCTATTGATGTCCATCGCCCGTGGCATTCCCCAGGCAGACGCTGCAGTACGCCGTGGCGAGTGGGCGCAGTCACGCCAGCCGCGCCCGATGGTCTCGGGCAAAAAACTTGGTATTCTCGGGCTCGGCAACATTGGCCGGCAAATCGCGCAACGGGCCGCCAACGGTTTCAACATGCAGATCAGCTACCACAACCGCACACCACTGGCTGACTCGCCGTACACCTATTGCGCGACCCCGGAAGCGCTGGCCACGTGGGCCGACTTTATGGTGGTCGCCACCCCCGGCGGCGCAGCCACCCGGCACCTGGTCAATGCACCGGTATTGGCGGCGCTGGGCCCAAGCGGTTTTCTGATCAATATCTGCCGGGGCAGCGTTGTCGACACCGCCGCGCTGATCGCTGCATTGCAACAAAATCAAATCGCCGGGGCAGCGCTGGACGTACTGGATGGCGAGCCCCACGTGCCGTCTGAATTTTCGACGCTGACCAACATCATCTTCACCCCGCACATTGCTGGCCGTTCGCCCGAAGCAGTGGCTGCAACCGCACAGCTCGCGCTGCAAAACCTGACTGCGCATTTCGCCGGGGAGCCCGTCCTGACTCCCGTACCCATGAGTCCACCGAGCTAA
- a CDS encoding beta-glucosidase: MHQAKLFDSFFMGGFECSTHRRRDGQRLDLIHSSGHDRWAGADYAQLATTGINTVRDGLRWYLIERQSGRYDWSSFLPMLRAANVQRTQVIWDLSHYGCPEGLDIWRPEFVDRFARFAAAVATLVREESDQIPFYSLVNEMSFWSWAGGDVGYFEPNAHGRGLELKHQLVRASIAAIESVRAVEPRARFVQTDPIIHVLPDSPSHQDTAAAEGYRMSQFEAWDLLTGERWPGLGGKPEYLDIVGVNYYPHNQWILSGSRIFRGDSRYRPLVGMLAETWRRYQRPMVITETGSEGHDRASWMRYICEQVTLAMARGVPIEGICWYPILDYPGWDDDRHCPAGLLGYADGEGRRPLDESLSLELQAQQRQFALLDSKPAMEALLFDNQSQ; the protein is encoded by the coding sequence ATGCACCAGGCGAAACTGTTCGACAGTTTTTTCATGGGTGGTTTCGAGTGTTCAACTCACCGTCGGCGGGATGGGCAACGCCTCGACCTCATACATTCGAGTGGCCATGATCGATGGGCCGGTGCGGATTACGCGCAACTGGCGACGACAGGTATCAACACGGTTCGGGATGGGCTGCGCTGGTATTTGATCGAGCGCCAATCAGGTCGTTACGACTGGAGCAGCTTTTTGCCGATGCTGCGGGCGGCCAATGTGCAGAGGACGCAGGTTATTTGGGACCTGTCTCACTACGGCTGTCCCGAAGGCTTGGACATCTGGCGCCCGGAGTTCGTTGACCGGTTCGCCCGTTTTGCCGCGGCCGTGGCGACCCTGGTGCGGGAAGAGTCGGATCAGATTCCGTTTTATTCGCTTGTGAACGAGATGTCTTTTTGGTCTTGGGCGGGCGGTGATGTCGGTTATTTCGAACCGAACGCTCACGGACGTGGACTGGAACTCAAGCATCAATTGGTGCGGGCCAGCATTGCAGCTATCGAATCGGTTCGGGCAGTGGAGCCTCGGGCGCGCTTTGTCCAGACCGATCCGATTATTCATGTACTGCCTGACAGTCCAAGTCACCAAGACACGGCGGCGGCCGAAGGCTATCGAATGTCACAGTTCGAAGCTTGGGATTTATTGACCGGTGAGCGCTGGCCAGGTCTGGGGGGCAAACCCGAGTACCTGGACATCGTTGGCGTTAACTATTACCCGCACAACCAATGGATTCTCAGCGGTTCTCGAATCTTTCGCGGCGACTCACGTTACCGTCCGCTGGTCGGCATGCTGGCTGAAACCTGGCGGCGTTATCAACGGCCGATGGTGATCACTGAAACCGGTTCAGAAGGCCATGACCGGGCGAGTTGGATGAGGTACATCTGCGAACAAGTGACACTGGCCATGGCGCGCGGCGTCCCGATTGAGGGCATCTGTTGGTACCCGATCCTCGATTACCCAGGCTGGGACGATGATCGGCATTGCCCGGCCGGGCTGCTGGGCTATGCCGATGGGGAAGGGAGACGACCGCTGGATGAATCACTGTCGCTGGAGCTTCAGGCCCAGCAGCGGCAATTCGCTCTGCTGGACAGTAAGCCGGCCATGGAGGCTCTCCTATTCGATAACCAGTCCCAGTAG
- a CDS encoding DUF4174 domain-containing protein → MLIRSLALATLFTAVVGAALAADSDDPLAQDRGQSRPLIIIASSSVDPTVVSWKKALDEPANRAAFNERHMVLYTVINLMGQRDGKSMDAQTTMALIRELKIGAGGEARVILVGKDGEKKIEHSGPIDPKEIFAAIDQMPMREKEASAPATSVTTPTPAPDAAAQTSTKTSKSTKTGKAPPAPPKSLDD, encoded by the coding sequence ATGCTTATCCGGTCACTGGCACTTGCTACATTATTCACGGCTGTTGTCGGCGCCGCGCTGGCCGCCGACAGCGACGATCCCTTGGCTCAAGATCGCGGTCAGTCGCGCCCGTTGATTATCATCGCCTCAAGCTCCGTCGACCCCACGGTGGTTAGTTGGAAAAAGGCGTTAGACGAGCCAGCCAATCGTGCTGCTTTCAACGAACGCCACATGGTGCTTTATACCGTGATCAATCTGATGGGCCAGCGCGACGGTAAAAGCATGGACGCACAAACCACAATGGCGTTGATTCGCGAATTGAAAATCGGTGCGGGGGGCGAGGCACGGGTGATTCTGGTGGGCAAAGACGGCGAAAAGAAAATTGAACATTCCGGCCCAATTGATCCGAAGGAGATTTTTGCCGCTATCGATCAGATGCCCATGCGCGAAAAAGAGGCTTCCGCGCCGGCCACTTCGGTCACGACTCCAACGCCTGCGCCGGATGCAGCAGCGCAGACCAGTACCAAAACCAGCAAATCAACCAAAACCGGGAAAGCGCCGCCAGCGCCACCCAAGTCGTTGGATGACTGA